A region of Nostoc sp. 'Peltigera membranacea cyanobiont' N6 DNA encodes the following proteins:
- a CDS encoding alpha-amylase family glycosyl hydrolase translates to MAKPIEFNLFAPYNKGAALIGSFSDWQEIPMEKGDDGYFRTSVELEDGDYKYKFRVQSNSWFFEPEQWVDVTDPCATDIDELSGKDDGVIHVKDGKKITDTYHWQHDDKPLPADHELVIYELHVGDFSGGEDDPYARGKYKHVIEKLDYLCELGINAIELMPLKEYPGDYSWGYNPRHFFATESSYGSTAELKNLIDECHGRGIRIIIDGIYNHSEASAPLTQIDHDYWYHHEPRDPDNNWGPEFNYEHYDEKLEIHPARKFISEVIRFWIGEYHLDGIRYDAARQIANYDFMHWIVQEAKNTASMKPFYNIAEHIPETTSITNIDGPMDGCWHDSFYHCILEHICGDTFDLERLKDVIDCKRQGFLGATNVVNYLTNHDHNHVMVELGNREIFDEEAFRRAKLGVAILMTAVGVPLIWMGEEFGEYKPKQPESSKIDWTLLGNDLNRGLFESYKGLTNLRKSNHALYTENIDFIHENADAKVLAYTRWNDEGSRVVVIANFSENFLGGYHVANLGSGGTWHEWTGNYDVEAVEEGITVDLGPYEAKVFVWQ, encoded by the coding sequence ATGGCAAAGCCAATTGAATTTAATTTATTTGCACCTTACAACAAAGGAGCCGCATTAATTGGTTCTTTTTCTGATTGGCAAGAAATTCCAATGGAAAAAGGTGATGATGGTTATTTTCGTACAAGTGTTGAACTAGAAGATGGCGATTATAAATATAAATTTCGTGTCCAATCAAATTCATGGTTTTTTGAACCAGAACAATGGGTTGATGTTACAGACCCCTGTGCAACTGATATAGATGAACTGAGTGGAAAAGATGATGGTGTTATCCATGTAAAAGATGGAAAAAAGATTACCGATACATACCATTGGCAACATGATGATAAACCTTTACCTGCTGACCACGAATTAGTAATTTATGAATTACACGTTGGTGACTTTTCTGGTGGTGAGGACGATCCTTATGCACGAGGCAAGTATAAACACGTCATTGAAAAGTTAGATTATTTATGTGAACTAGGAATTAATGCTATTGAGTTAATGCCACTCAAAGAATATCCTGGTGATTATAGTTGGGGTTATAATCCCCGCCACTTTTTTGCAACAGAATCAAGTTATGGTTCTACTGCTGAATTGAAAAATTTGATTGATGAGTGTCACGGCAGAGGCATTCGTATAATTATTGACGGTATTTATAATCACTCAGAAGCATCTGCTCCTTTAACACAAATTGACCACGATTATTGGTATCATCATGAACCTCGCGATCCTGATAATAACTGGGGGCCTGAGTTTAATTACGAACATTATGACGAAAAATTAGAGATTCATCCAGCACGGAAATTTATTAGTGAGGTAATTCGTTTTTGGATTGGAGAATATCATCTTGATGGTATTCGCTATGATGCAGCACGGCAAATTGCTAATTACGACTTCATGCACTGGATTGTTCAGGAAGCTAAAAATACTGCTAGCATGAAGCCTTTTTATAATATTGCCGAACACATTCCTGAAACTACCAGCATTACTAATATAGATGGGCCAATGGATGGTTGTTGGCATGACAGTTTCTATCACTGCATTCTAGAACATATCTGCGGTGATACATTTGATTTAGAGCGTCTCAAAGATGTCATTGACTGCAAACGTCAAGGCTTCTTAGGTGCCACGAATGTAGTAAATTACCTCACCAACCACGACCATAACCATGTCATGGTAGAACTGGGGAACCGTGAGATTTTTGACGAAGAAGCCTTCAGGCGGGCTAAGTTAGGAGTCGCCATCTTAATGACTGCTGTTGGTGTACCTTTAATTTGGATGGGAGAGGAATTTGGAGAGTATAAACCGAAACAACCTGAATCATCCAAAATTGACTGGACACTATTAGGTAACGATTTAAATCGTGGTTTATTTGAATCATACAAAGGCTTAACCAACCTGCGTAAAAGTAATCACGCTCTCTACACAGAAAATATTGATTTTATCCACGAGAATGCAGATGCAAAAGTATTAGCTTATACTCGTTGGAATGATGAAGGTTCTCGTGTAGTCGTAATAGCAAATTTCTCAGAAAACTTTCTCGGTGGCTATCATGTTGCTAATTTAGGAAGCGGTGGAACATGGCACGAGTGGACAGGCAATTATGATGTCGAAGCTGTTGAAGAAGGCATCACAGTTGATTTGGGACCATACGAAGCCAAAGTTTTTGTATGGCAATAA